Genomic window (Terriglobales bacterium):
CCCTGCGCCAGTTGGGTCTCGACGACCATCACGGTGGCGGCGTCGGCCGCGGCCTGTGCGTCGCTCTCTCCCGCCAGCACGAACATCTTGCGCACGTGCTCCTGATACTTCGTGCGGACCTGCTTGGAGCGGTCGTCGTCCTTCAGGTAGAAGTCGCGGCTGGGCAGGCCCAGTCCGCCCTGGTCGATCTGCACCACCACCATGGAGGCATCGTCCAGGTCCTGTCCGCCGCTAAAGCCGAGCAGCGGCGCGTTGGTCTGATTGTCGTCGCCCTGCCAGGCGCCCGGCATCGACTGGTGCAGGTGCGCCAGCTCGCCGGCGATGTCTGACTTCGACTTGAGCGCGTTGATCCGCGCCAGCTCCGGCTCGATGGCCTGGGCGCCGGCCTTCTCGATCCCCGCCTCATCCATGCAGGCGGCGTAGTAGTCGCCCACTTTCTGCTCCGCCGCGCTGCGCGTCTTGTTCGAGGGCGCGGCCTTCTCCATGGTCTCGCGCAGCACCATCTCGTTCCACAACCGCAACGGGCTGGCCACGCTCCAGGACGCCTGGTCGGGCGGGATGGGATTCGCGGCCTGCCACTTGCCGCACGCAAACTTGTAGAAGTCCCCGCAGGGGTCCACGGACTTGTCCACCTGGTTGGGGTCGAAGCGATTCAGCGTCGGCATCTGCGGGTTATCGGCCGCCGACTGGGCGGCCAGTTGCAGCGAGAACGTCGCGCACAGCAGAACAAGCAGGAAGATCCGGGCAAAGCGCATGAGCAGGCTCCTTGTAAGGTTCGATTGCGAATCGGTCATTCTAATCGCGGCGGTTAAGCCGCGCGGTGATTCAAATACGTCCTGCGGGGACGGATGGTTCCCCGGCCTCCCCGCCTACGCCACTGAAGCCACCTCGAGCACAGGGGCGAGCGACTGGGCCTTGTTGCCGCCCTCGGCGCGGGCCGCCTCCAGCGCACTCTCCACGCGGTTGATGACCTCGGTGACGATGTCCACGGGGTCGAAGTCCGCCTTCATCACCGCCTCGGCGATGCCCACGGTGATGGGCACGGCGCGGTCGGTGCCGGGGAACTTGGTCCCGGCCAGCACCTTGCGCATCTTGTCCACCACGAAGAAAGCGTTCTTGTCGTTGGTGTCGGCCAGTACCAGAGCGATGGTGGTGAGCTGGTAGCGCACGGCCACGTCGTTCTGCCGGATGTTGGAGCACACCACCTGCCCGATCTGCTGCATCATGGATTCGATGGCCTGCTCCCCGATCTCCTTGGCCGTGGTGGAGGCCTTGCCGAAGTGCAGCAGCATCAGAGTGGAGGCGGAACTCTGCTGCTGGGCCCGGCGCACCTCCGAGAGCAGCACCTGCAGGTACGAAGAGCGCTTCAACAGTCCGGACTTCTCGTCGGTCACCGCCAAGGTCTTCATCAGGCTGCGCAGCTTGGCGTTGTTGACCGCCAGCACCATCTGGTCGGCGATGGTCTTCAGCACGAAGATGTCGTTCTGCCGCCACTCGCGCGGCGTGCCGCACTGCTCCAAAAAGAGGATGCCGGCGTGCTCGTCGCCATCCACCAGCGGCACCGCCAGAATGGATTGGATGGCCAGCGCGTCCACGAACTGCTTCACCGGGGCCAGCTCGGGCGCCGCCTGGGCCTGCGGCAGGATGACCGGACCCTGGGTCACTGCCAGCGCCTGCAGGGCCCCGATGAGCTTGACGATGGCCATCACGTCCGACTGTTTCACACCGGGAGCGCAGTACTCCAGCGCCGCCGAAGGCGGCTTGCCCGGCGCGCACAGCCCGGCCACGCAGCGGCTGGCGTTCCAGTGGCGTCCCACGTCGTTGACCGCGGCAAACAGCACGCCCTTCACGTTCGCCTGGCGGTAGATGTTGCGCGTGATCTCGGTGACCTTGCCGATGTTGTCCACCGCATTCTCATCCGCGGTGGACTGGAAGGCCGGCATGCCCGGAGTCGAGATCGGCGCTGGGACCGGCGGCCCACCCGGCCCGGACGCCGCGGCAGCCGCCGGCGGCGCCGGCGCTCCCTCGTACTTGGGCATGAACCCCGCGCTCTGGTACAGCCCGCGGAGTTTCTCGTTGCGGTCCTCCTCGCGGGGGAAAAGCTTGTTGGCGCGCTCCAGGCGTTCCACCGCCTTGGAGCGCATGCCGTACTGCAGGAAGATCTCCGCCTGCAGGATGAAGTCCTCGAGCACCGTAGGCTCGCCCGCATCCGCCGTTGGCACAGCCCGGGCCTCGCCCTCCTTGCCCGCCGAGACGATGCGGTTGGAGATGGCGCCGAAGCGGTTCCCATCCAGCTTGCCCCGCAGCATCTCCAGCCGCTTCTTGTGCCCTTCTTCGTAAGGATCGACCTCCGCGGCGCGGTCCAGAGAGTCGCCCGCCTTGATGAAGTTCCCCGCCGCGTAGTACAGGTCGAACAGCTTGATGAGCGTGGCGCAGTAGTCCTGCTCCCGGTTGGTGGAGTTGAACAGCTCCACCATGTACTCCAGGAACTCGGTGCCCGGCGGATGCTTGTCCGTGATCTCCTTCATCTGGTTGATGTGTTCGCGGCGCTTTCCGGCGTTCTGCTGATGCTCCTCCAGCTTGCGCGCCGCCAACAGCGCCTTTTGCGACTGCTCGACATCGATCAGGGCGCTGATGAGGTTGGCCACCTCGTCCACCTGCTTGGGGTCCTTCTCAAAAAGCTCCCAGATGAAGGGCTCGGCCTCGAGCGTCCGTTTCGCTCCCAGCAAGGCCCGCGCGTAGGCTTCGCGGAACTGCGGCTGGCTCTCGGCGAACGTCGCCAGCGGCTCCAGCACCTGGATGGCCGCCTCGGCCTTGCCCTGCTCCGTCAGTGTGCGGCCATGGGCCAGCGCCGCCTCTTGATTCGAGCCGTCGAGCGCGTAAGCGCGCGCATACCACGACCCGCCCTGGTTGCCCGCCTTGGTTTCCAGGGCTCCCACCTGCAGGAAGGCCGACGCCGCTACCTTGTTCTCTCCCAACTCCGCCGCCAGCTCGCCTTCTTGCTTCAGGCTCTCGGCCGAGGGATTGAGGCCGACCATGCGCTTGAGCAGCGCCAGCGCTTCCTTCTTGTTGCCGGAAGCAGTAAAGCCTGCGAGCGCCGTCTGGTAGGCCTCCAGCGCGTCCTTCTTGTTGGACTTTTCGATGAGCTGGGCGTAGCGGAAGGTCTGCTCCATCGTGGGAGTCCCCACTTTGAGCAGCTTCTTATAGGTGATGTTGGCCTTGACCCCGTCGCCGATCCCCGCCTGCCGGTCGAAGAGCAGGCCGAGCAGCTCCGTGGCTTCCTTGGCCCGGCCCAGCGAGGCGCATAACTCCGCCGCGGTCTGCCGCACGTTGTCGTTGTTGGGTTCGTCCTCCAGGATCGATAGGTACTC
Coding sequences:
- a CDS encoding diguanylate cyclase; the encoded protein is MADTAKRLEKAEKYLQKGKTESALEEYLSILEDEPNNDNVRQTAAELCASLGRAKEATELLGLLFDRQAGIGDGVKANITYKKLLKVGTPTMEQTFRYAQLIEKSNKKDALEAYQTALAGFTASGNKKEALALLKRMVGLNPSAESLKQEGELAAELGENKVAASAFLQVGALETKAGNQGGSWYARAYALDGSNQEAALAHGRTLTEQGKAEAAIQVLEPLATFAESQPQFREAYARALLGAKRTLEAEPFIWELFEKDPKQVDEVANLISALIDVEQSQKALLAARKLEEHQQNAGKRREHINQMKEITDKHPPGTEFLEYMVELFNSTNREQDYCATLIKLFDLYYAAGNFIKAGDSLDRAAEVDPYEEGHKKRLEMLRGKLDGNRFGAISNRIVSAGKEGEARAVPTADAGEPTVLEDFILQAEIFLQYGMRSKAVERLERANKLFPREEDRNEKLRGLYQSAGFMPKYEGAPAPPAAAAASGPGGPPVPAPISTPGMPAFQSTADENAVDNIGKVTEITRNIYRQANVKGVLFAAVNDVGRHWNASRCVAGLCAPGKPPSAALEYCAPGVKQSDVMAIVKLIGALQALAVTQGPVILPQAQAAPELAPVKQFVDALAIQSILAVPLVDGDEHAGILFLEQCGTPREWRQNDIFVLKTIADQMVLAVNNAKLRSLMKTLAVTDEKSGLLKRSSYLQVLLSEVRRAQQQSSASTLMLLHFGKASTTAKEIGEQAIESMMQQIGQVVCSNIRQNDVAVRYQLTTIALVLADTNDKNAFFVVDKMRKVLAGTKFPGTDRAVPITVGIAEAVMKADFDPVDIVTEVINRVESALEAARAEGGNKAQSLAPVLEVASVA